In Streptomyces hawaiiensis, one genomic interval encodes:
- a CDS encoding polyprenyl synthetase family protein produces the protein MLALDPLNLDEMRSAVDSVLEAFLVEKSTAAADGCFPPEAIEIFRDFLGSGGKRMRPLLCLVGWHSTAESADTEKVLRIAASLEMFHAFTLIHDDVMDNSSTRRGKPTVHRAFARRYAARPDAMEFGTNAAILLGDLALAWSQELFHSAGLTPAQLAAALPVLDVMRTEVMYGQYLDLLTAKSFTTDLGHAMEIIRYKTAKYTVERPLHLGASVAGAEQATKASLGRRDPRAPPGRAPRSPGKAAGPPTSHGRSPVRCTSRR, from the coding sequence ATGCTGGCATTAGATCCCCTCAATCTTGACGAGATGCGCAGCGCGGTTGATTCCGTCCTGGAAGCCTTCCTGGTCGAGAAATCAACGGCTGCCGCAGATGGCTGTTTCCCTCCGGAAGCAATAGAGATTTTCCGTGACTTTCTGGGGTCCGGCGGAAAACGCATGAGACCACTTCTCTGCCTGGTCGGCTGGCATAGCACTGCCGAGAGCGCGGACACGGAGAAGGTCCTGAGAATTGCCGCCTCGCTTGAGATGTTTCACGCGTTCACCTTGATTCATGACGACGTTATGGACAACTCGTCCACGCGCCGGGGTAAACCGACGGTGCACCGCGCCTTTGCCCGCAGGTATGCTGCACGCCCTGACGCCATGGAATTCGGAACAAACGCCGCCATACTGCTTGGTGACCTGGCTCTTGCCTGGAGTCAGGAGCTTTTCCACTCGGCCGGCCTCACTCCGGCGCAGCTTGCTGCTGCTCTCCCTGTGCTGGACGTGATGCGTACGGAGGTCATGTACGGACAGTACCTGGATCTGTTGACGGCAAAGAGTTTCACCACTGACCTCGGCCACGCGATGGAGATCATTCGCTATAAGACGGCCAAGTACACAGTCGAGCGTCCGCTGCATCTCGGTGCCTCGGTAGCTGGAGCCGAGCAGGCCACAAAGGCCTCTCTTGGTCGAAGAGATCCTCGAGCGCCCCCCGGACGCGCTCCCCGTTCGCCTGGGAAAGCCGCCGGGCCTCCCACCAGCCATGGGCGAAGTCCGGTGCGCTGCACGTCCCGTCGGTGA